The proteins below come from a single Rosa rugosa chromosome 2, drRosRugo1.1, whole genome shotgun sequence genomic window:
- the LOC133734036 gene encoding type I inositol polyphosphate 5-phosphatase 2-like: MYINMIFIGSDPPSFGYQLRHRRGKSETTRAQYINTKDVRLTISTWNVAGRVPDENLDIDDWISSEEPSGIYIFG; encoded by the exons ATGTACATAAATATGATATTTATTGGTTCAGATCCGCCTTCTTTTGGCTATCAGTTAAGACATAGGAGAGGAAAATCAGAAACTACTCGTGCTCAGTACATAAACACAAAGGATGTGAG GCTGACAATAAGCACTTGGAATGTTGCTGGAAGAGTTCCGGATGAAAACCTTGATATTGATGATTGGATTTCTTCAGAAGAGCCATCGGGTATCTACATTTTCGG GTGA
- the LOC133732695 gene encoding amino acid transporter AVT1I-like — protein sequence MNSESTTPSTGQSSLWKATFNTTSVFLGIGIITLPYALSRGGWVSLLLCIVIAMMTCYTGMLLKACMDANPSLTTYFDIVERAFGNKWRIIASVFLNTELYLVALSLMIVESENLHKLFPTFAIKHGGGATIISGRKTFVLITACITLPTMLLTDLSILSYVSVMGVLSSLLIVGSLISVGISKVGFHAQGGQLWNMSGIPTAMSFYIFCFAGHPVLPSIYVSMRHRQQFITVLMISFLLTTTTCLVIAVIGYLMYGGGVQSQITLNLPTSEAGAKVAIYTLLLIPITRFALLVTPVASSIEGHLPQKYQNRSLIQRAVRLVILASSTLLAYFFPYFETLVGILGSIFIVLASFLLPCACYIKLTHSFSTWSCKLVAPLAIMVFGVLAGVLGTYTAIVDLVNH from the exons ATGAACAGTGAAAGTACTACTCCTTCAACGGGCCAATCCAGCCTTTGGAAAGCTACGTTTAATACAACTAGTGTGTTTTTAG GGATAGGCATTATTACTCTACCGTACGCACTCTCCAGAGGAGGGTGGGTATCGCTCCTTCTTTGCATTGTCATCGCCATGATGACATGCTATACTGGCATGCTACTAAAAGCATGCATGGATGCGAACCCATCATTAACCACGTACTTCGATATTGTCGAACGAGCGTTTGGCAATAAATGGAGGATTATAGCTTCCGTGTTTTTAAACACGGAACTATACTTAGTCGCTCTCAGCTTGATGATAGTCGAAAGTGAAAATTTACACAAATTATTCCCCACGTTTGCCATTAAGCATGGCGGCGGGGCAACAATAATTAGCGGTAGAAAGACTTTCGTCTTAATTACCGCTTGCATTACTTTACCGACAATGCTACTCACGGATTTGAGCATATTGTCGTATGTGTCGGTCATGGGAGTTCTTTCTTCTCTCCTTATTGTGGGATCGCTCATATCCGTCGGAATATCAAAAGTTGGCTTTCACGCACAAGGGGGTCAACTGTGGAACATGAGTGGAATCCCAACCGCTATGAGTTTCTACATTTTCTGCTTCGCGGGCCACCCGGTTCTACCTTCCATTTATGTGTCTATGAGACATCGACAACAGTTCATTACG GTGTTGATGATTAGCTTTCTTCTCACCACCACGACTTGCTTGGTTATAGCTGTGATTGGCTATCTTATGTATGGAGGAGGAGTGCAATCTCAGATAACCCTGAACCTCCCCACCTCAGAAGCAGGTGCGAAAGTCGCTATTTATACATTACTATTAATACCGATTACCCGCTTTGCATTGTTGGTTACCCCTGTAGCTTCGTCTATTGAGGGTCACCTCCCTCAGAAGTACCAAAATAGGAGTTTAATTCAGAGAGCTGTTAGGCTAGTAATTTTGGCTAGCAGTACCTTATTAGCTTATTTCTTTCCCTATTTTGAGACCCTAGTGGGCATACTAGGATCCATTTTTATTGTATTAGCATCTTTTTTACTGCCTTGTGCATGCTACATCAAGCTTACTCATAGCTTTAGTACATGGAGCTGCAAGTTAGTAGCCCCTTTAGCTATAATGGTGTTTGGTGTTCTTGCCGGAGTTCTAGGCACATATACAGCCATTGTTGATCTTGTAAACCATTAA